A window of Ficedula albicollis isolate OC2 chromosome 19, FicAlb1.5, whole genome shotgun sequence genomic DNA:
GATTAACCACCAGTCCACCCATACACCAAAGTCATCCCATTTGTCAGCATTCAAAGGTACTTACTAGGCTCTATCTCCTACTAGACAGTAGATGAAAACTGACTCATCAGGCAGGTTATGAAGTTCCTTCCTCACAACTGGTTCAGCTagaaaacaggttttaaaatctgttaaTACTTGTGCTACCCAATCACATGGATTTAGTTGGACCACCAAGGCTGCTAATATTTTGTCTGCTTTAGTTAGACATCTGTATTTCGTTTCACCTGGCTATCCACAAGTTTTTCAGAGTTTATTACATGCTCGAACGCTGACTGGACTTGTGTTTGAATAAAGGCAAATTTCTCCTCTAACTGGAAGAGAAACGCTCGTTCTGTCCTGTCGTGTCCTGGGTgtggcagcccagcccagcccagcccagcccagcgcCCTCCTGCAGGGGGACGGTTCCGAGAGGCGCCTTCCGAACCTGCTCAGACACGTAAAGTTCGGGCACTTCAGAGCGGGAATTTCTGAGGAGCGCCTCCAGCGCAGCGCTGACGACACggacagcacaggaaggagAAAGCGGCCGTGGGACTCacgtctgtctgtctgtctgtctgtcgGGCCGTGCACCGGCCCTCAGGCACAGCCCGTGCCGTTCCGTGCGAGCAACGCAAAGGGCAGCACGGCAGCTGCGGCTCACAGCCCGCTCAGTTCACCAGGGGAAACCTGGAGCCTGGCACCGGCACcggggctgctgtgcctgcccgCTGTTTTCCGGAAAGGCACCCGCGGCCTCTCCGGCTTCCCAGGACCGACCCGGCCCATGCCGCAAGCAGGGCGCTCCCCCCACGGGCCTCACCCGTCACGCAGTCCGgacaccagctcctgccctcgGCGTCCTTATCGCCGCAGAAGAGCGCGAAGATGGGCCGGCCGTGGTAGCTCTGCGCCGCCCGCACGAACTCGGGGTACCCGCGGACCTgtctctcctcccagcccatggcGGCAacggcgccccccccccccccccccccccccccccccccccccccccccccccccccccccccccccccccccccccccccccccccccccccccccccccccccccccccccccccccccccccccccccccccccccccccccccccccccccccccccccccccccccccccccccccccccccccccccccccccccccccccccccccccccccccccccccccccccccccccccccccccccccccccccccccccccccccccccccccccccccccccccccccccccccccccccccccccccccccccccccccccccccccccccccccccccccccccccccccccccccccccccccccccccccccccccccccccccccccccccccccccccccccccccccccccccccccccccccccccccccccccccccccccccccccccccccccccccccccccccccccccccccccccccccccccccccccccccccccccccccccccccccccccccccccccccccccccccccccccccccccccccccccccccccccccccccccccccccccccccccccccccccctcctgcctcccttcctcctgcctccctcctgcctccctcctgcctcctcccttcttcctcctcccgTGCGGCAGCGCCCGGGACCCGCCGTGCCGGTGCTCCCGGGGTGCCGTGAGTGCGCGGGCCGGGAGCAGGGAGGCCGCCCCGGTCCGTGCGCGGCTGCTCGGGCTGCTTCTCCCTTGGTTGCTGCCGTCAGAGCGGGGGTGGCTTTGGCGAGTCGGAGCTGAGGTGCGTCGTGTCGCGTTCCCGGCTGTGGTCAGGAGCGTGGCGCGGCAGCGGGCTGTGCTCTCGAGCCGGTGCGATGGGGCCGAGCGCGGCCGCGGGGTCTGAGGATGCGTTTGCATTCCCCCGCCAGCGATACAGGAGTGAAGCTaaagctgcacaaacacaggTACCGTTTGCCGTCTGTAGCGATGCTGAACTGATTTTCTTTGTGATTGTATCAGAAAGGTGATTCTAACCCACTTCATGAGACAGCCCAGCAGGGAGTGTCACATTCGCTGTCCTTGTGGTGCCACACATTCTCTCGACACTGTCCTTTAGTAAAggacaaaacccaaaccccttcaaaaagccaaaaaccccccccaaaatccctctaaaactaaaaaaataacaaaatttttttaatatccctAAAAGATATCctaaaacaactttaaaaaccCTCCAAAGCAGCcctttaaaaaccacaaaaaaccccctaaactagaaaaaaccccaaagtcccaaaattccaatttaaaaccccccaaaaatccccaaaaccctaaaaatcccagcaccccccaaaaaatctaaaaaaatctttaaaaaccctcaaaactccccaaaaaatttttaaaccccaaaaactaaaaaaaaaaaatctcctaaaaacttctaaaaatcccttaaaaataAGCTCAAACAACCTttaaaaccctcaaaaaaaaaaaccccaaaaagcctTTGAAATCCCGCCTGCTGATCCAGGCATTGGCAATCGAGCTCAGAGCAATGGAGCAGGttaacagggaaagcaaatgctttcttgtttgttcacatacaaagcaaaataaggaattcaTTCTCTACGTCCCATCAGCAGGAGTTCATTCATTCCCCCCTCTTCAGCACATATAACAGTGACTTAGGAAGACAAATGCTGTCACCAGtctcccctttctccttccctgcagcttttactaggtgtggaatatcccttttgTCACTTGGGGTCAGCCATCCAGTTGTTTCCTCTCTAGCTTCTTGCCCACCCCCAAGCTACTCAGTGGTGAGGAGGTGAGCAGTAGAAAAGGCCTTGACCTCTGTGAGCACTGCTTAGCAGGAATGAAAACACTGGTGTGCTGTTAGCACTGTGTTCAGCACTAATCCAAAATGGTGCCCTCATGACACAATTGCATCACCTGTGTGTAGTGTTCTTTATaacagtggggttttttggtcttTTGTACAGCTCCAGTTTAATAGAAATGTTCCTGCAGTCCCAGAGAACTTGGCTCTCAGATTCTCTCACCCCCGTCCAATTATAATAGAAAAACTGAAGGCATCCAGTGATCAGAGAAATGTAGTTGGAAGTGAGGACTCCAGCCTGAGAAGCTCTGGGTTGTTCTCAGTGGTATCTGAAGAGAGGCTGAAATTGGCCGTTCAGCTGGCAAAAAGGGACATCAAACAAAGACGTCTCAAGGAGCAAGTGGAACAGCAGGTATTTGGAGATGTGGTCAGTACACCGCTGTGGACCCAGAAACCACAACAGCAGAAGACTGAAGTATTTGCaagtcaagaaaataaaaatgctctgAAGTCTCAGACTCACTTGACGTGTCAGCAGAGGCTCCAGCAGCCTTCCCAAGGGGTGTCTGCCCGCTCTGTCACCAACGTTTGTCTCTGTGTAGTTAAGGAGGGAAAGCCAGTACCAGCTGTTCTGGACTCTCCACCCACCCATGACACAGGACCAGACCCCAAgccaaatttaaataaaaaggaacatCAAAATATGCAGGAAGTCCAGCGTCTGCAAAAAGAATTGAGGAGCTATGTCCagaaaattgaagaaattattaaaaaaggTGTAAGACTGAACAGTAGTTATATTGTATAAATATACACTAGTTTGTTGATTTCCTCCCCCCATTTTTTGAGTTGTATTAGGATTCGTATTTATGTCTGGACTTTCAAGAACCATCTGTTTTTTTGAAAAGTAGATAAAGGAATAGCTAGCCAGCTTAGGCAGTTGGTTCTATTGTAATAAGTAGCAGGAGATTTAACCATTCCTAATTCTGAGTGCTTTATCTGCAACTTTGTCATAAAACTAAGGGGTCACATGATCCTTTAAATAACTAGTGAGCTATATTGCATAAGACTGTTTAGTCAAATTCTGAATAGAAACAGGTTGTAGAGTTTACAATAACTAACTTGCATTACTGTTAAAGGAATCCTCACAAATACATGGTTTGGTTCTGCGTGGAAAAGGCTTATTACTAAATTATGTCTGTTGTCATGACTTAATTGGGATTTTCATGGGTTAAATTAAGATATAAAACtttatatttatgctttttagGGAGAGATAGAGAACTAGATCCTGAAAACGAGCAGCGGCTTTGCACCAGGAGACAGCAACAAGCTGCACGCTCAGCTCGGATGCTCTAcgtgctccagcagcaggtgggaACTGTGATTTAAACTGGGATGCATAGGAGCTTAGTTTGTTGTGATGGATTTTTCAGAAACTAACTGAAACAAGAGAAAGTCAATTGGGTTATCTCTGAACTTCCTTGGCATTCTAGTTTAGATCTGAATGGTGTGACTAATTTCCTTCATGGCTGGACAGAGGGGTAAGCATCACTGTTGGAAAGTCTCAGATGTTACAGTGAAGATCTATTGTTCATTTATAGACATGGAACTAATTCTGACTGACCTGCACCTCTCTGTCTCCTTTCTTGATAAACAGGTGAAAGAAATTCAGGACGATTTAGAGAAACTGAGTCCTCATGCAATCAAACATACTAAAAAGGTGAGATGTAATTATCCTTCAGGCTGTAAGTGACTCATTGAGAGAGTTTTCTGGATAACTGAGTTTGATTCTCTAGGGTGCAGCTGAGCCCTCTCTGGAAAGGAGATTTCCTTTGTATCTTACACGTTTCCTCTCATTCTCCAGGAAGTGTGGCTCACTTGGCCTgatgctgcctttgctgcttccctcttctctccagctctcatCTACAGTAAATGAGAGGCAGGTGGTTGGTCTTGTGTGTTTATGTGGCTTCTAATTCCTTCTTCATTCTGATTCCTTTTTGCAAGGAATTAACAATGTGTTCTACTCTTGACTGCTTTTTCTAAACTTCTGGTTGATGTCATTCAGTCTTAGCAGCcttctttctgattttctcctctgcccagcccctctcagGGGAATGGCTGGGATCACACCTGCAGTCTGGCCAATGTTGCCCTGTTGTTCTCATGCTTTTTCAAtcacctgcatttttttctgtaacaaaacACAGAGGACTCAGAATATTATTGTTCGTGCAACTGTCGCACGTTAGGCTCCAGCCAACTGTAGATGAATACAGTTCTGTgttggcacaggcagcagaagcaTCATGACCTATTATACCCAGGCTGTTTTACCTGAAGCCAGCACAAATTGATAGGAGTACTCTTGTAAGAAATCTTGAGTAAATTACTTCAAtgccctgttttgttttgtcccACAGATGGCTTAATATCAGTCAAAATTATTCCAAGCCTGAGTGTTTCTGCATGAAATTTCAGCAACAATTCTTCCAATAGTATCAGTGTCCATAGAAACTATAGCtattaaagtatttatttatttttcatttttgcagtcTCGAGCAGTATCCAGgttggcagcagcacacagaggagctgtACGAACCTTGCAGGCATTTGCCAATCAGTTTACAGATCAAGGAGATGAGCAGATTCCTGCCCACTACAAGGACCTGGGCAGTCTCATTCGTCAGCTGTCTCTCTGCTCCGCCAAACTAGAAGGGGATTCTTCAATTTCTGAAATTATCATAGATATTTTGCTGCAAGTTgaggtaggaaaaaaaccatttgTTCTTGCCAAGGCAGGAAAGATGTAGTGGAATATGAGATTATGTTCATGAAATGGCAGAATATATTACTggttttgttctgatttttaaaggCCATATTTTCTAACgtaaaaatgtacttttaatgTTCCTAAGTAATGGTGGTCTGAAAGAGATGTGCATCCTAAACACAGAAACTACTTGCTGGTCTTGTTGATGCTGTTGCTGCCTTTCTTGGCTGTCCTGGTAGAATGAGGACTGGTAGTGATAGTGGTAACAAAGCATCAGTTTCCAGCTCATTAGTCATTTTCAGGACCgagagaattaattttatacCTAGACGTGCATGAAGTACTCATGACTCTGGGTGCATGCTTTAGTCATCAGCACCGGTGATGAGCACCTGAGCATCTCATAAGGTGCTGGGTGCAGAGTTGTCCAGGCAGAAGATAAAGTTATGGGTGTGAGAGTTACTTGGCTCTGTGCCTTTCAAGTATCTTTTTTAGTGATATCTGATGACTTCTATGTGTCATTGAGATAATAGAAAAGTTCTGATTCACATTGCCTGCTGCatagattaaaaaaagcaatagcAGAGAAGAAATACTGTTAAAACCATAAGAGCCATGTTTTTAACTTTAGTGTTATGACCTGCTTATGAGAACAGTAAGAGTGCTAACTGCCTGGGAACGGAAAAGGAGGTAGCTGTTTATGTTTGGACATAGCATTGGAAGAAGTGGCTGTGGTACCACAGTCATGTGACCATGAAGTTTTTATTGGTCTGTAGCCTTTGTGTTCAATTCTTTTCCAACGTTCTGTAAGCAAATGGTTTCCTGGAGTCAGTTgtaaacataaaaatgtaagCCTTCTCAGTAAGATTTAAGTTAATAATATGGAAAAGCTTCTACATGAACAAGCTATCCATCTGAAAACACCTAAAAGTTatcatctgaaaaaaacccaaaacaaaaccaaaccaaaaaagctCCAACTGCTTAGAATGCCTtgaatttgcttttcattaCATCAGATTTACTAAGAGAGTAATTAAAACTCTAAATGTTTGGTGCAGGATCTGAATtcactgctggaaaacaagcaaacaccAAAACCAGTGAAGAAACATATTTCAGCTTCTCAGGCCAAATCTCTAAGGAACGCTGAGACATCTCCAGCCAGAAAGCACCTTCTATCtccaaaaggagaaaacaaacctCTCACCTTAaagggacagcggggacaaGAGTCTAAAAAACCTCCCTGTGTCAGGAGTCTCTTGACTGGTTTGTATTTTGGAtaactaaatatatttttatcacttACTTGCTCTCTGCAGTTCAGGTTTTTTTAGTATGGGATTGTTGGTCAGAAGTTGGTTAGATGTTAGCAAATTAGTCTAACAAAAAACAGGCTGTGATTGTTTAACTGTTCATACTTAACAAATATTCTGTGGCTTTGGCTCAGAATTCCCCTGGTTGGTACAATTTCTCCACTTTtgggagcaggggctgtttTATCCTGGCCAGTTCATTACTGTTAATCTATTTGCATAACAGTCACACTTTTCTACCTAGAGCTGCATTAGCTGATGGTTACGCTGAAGTCTTGGGCGTTTTCACCACTATATTGCAATGCAAGTGTTGGCTTTCTGTATCATTCTTTTGCTTTGGATATGAAGGGATAGGAGCTTTATTCTTTCTCAAGGAGTTGTGAGATAAATTTACCTGAGGTATTTTGGCACCTCATGAATGCCACTGTAAGTTCTTACATTATTATATTAACTGTATgaactatttttcttctttgtggtGACTTTCTTGTACCTCAGGCTGGTTTGTACTAGAATAGTGAGTATTCTCTACTACCCCCAGGTAGCAAGAATTGCATATGCTGAGTTTATCTTTGGCAGTCCAGGGAGACAGTATATGAACATCTGTTTCCATGTGTCTTGCTGCCTAAAAGAGAATGCTTTGTTATCACTGCCTAGACATCCTGTAGCAATTGCTCCCAAAAGGCTTTCCCGTGACTTGcatatatatctgtattttcaaatatctcTCTATATATGAGTATGTATATGCatacaaaccccaaaccttaCTGTTCATCCAAACAATGTAAGAAAGACAATTTCTTTAATACTTGTCAGGAAATACAAGgctagaatttttattttgtctttgatttttaaaaaatgatgatAGAGCTTAAAAGTTCATGATTAGGTATACCTAGAATAACAGAAGtatcaaatgcagaaaaaaagacaattctTGCCCCTTTCAACTTAAATTTAACAGTTAATGTGTCATTTTTAGTATAGATAAACACTGACATGttgcaaatatttcagcagttCAACAGGCAAACAATTGTGCTCATATATTACACAATAAATACCAAGAAGAAAGTGGCCCACCTACTTCAGAGAGAAATGCCACTTTGCAAGGAAGCACCAATGTACTGGTGAGACCTAGAGCTGTGAAAAAACAGTCTGTCCTTGAAAGTGATGCTTTGAAGAAGAAAGCCGTGTTATTGCCTGCAAAATCACAGGTATGGAAGTGATAAATCATGTATGTTGTCTTCTGCTCTGGGATTTATTGTATAATATAAGAGACTGTCAAAGCTTCCCACTTCCTCACAATATTGCTGTTCTGAGCTAAGAGACATAGGGGGATAAACTATGTCATCTGCCTCTTATTTCTGGTGGTTATGACTGTTTTAgcaaatgtttttcaaaaacagTGTTTACTGTTCCTTGGAAATGCACTCTACAACtagaaaaaacaacagaattgGTAAGGAACATGCGAACTGAAACTAGTTTAATGTTTGAAATTAACAcgttttttaatttgaaatgaaagCTGAAGCATCTTCCTCCTGTGTCATCCTCTGTCACGAAAAATGCACTCAACAGTAATGTTGCTGTAATGTTAGTAGGAGATACAAGTTACTTAGGCTTACTTAATTGATATCAGAAATTATAAAACTTCATTATACAAATTCTGGTTTCTGCCAAGTCCTTGCAACCAGAAAGAAGCTCCATAgtgcaaacaaaacaattctTAAAAGACTAGGGCTATATTTTGCTAAtaagtatatttttcttttaatccttCCTCTGTGTATCACTTTTAACTGGGAAGATCAAATCTGACACAGTAACATAAATGTATGCTTATATAACTTTTACTGCTTCCTATCTCTGTGGATTAGTGAGAATCCTGGGCAGGAAGGTTAAACATTTCAATAATTCATACAGAAAAGACTAGTCTAAGTTACCTTGTAACAAATATAAATGTGGGGATATTAATAGATTTGTGGCTGAATATAATGTTACCTTGGAAACCTGTTTGGATTTATTAATGGTAACGTAGAGTCTCATTCTGGAAAAtcaaaaataagctttttcCCCATGAAGAGCAACACTGGAAAAGTTGGAACTGTTGGTAAAAATAATAGTTGCAGTATTAAGCATATATTCTGTTCAGGCACACCTATACTTCCCTTTAAACCACTTGTAAAACCTTCACATACATCAACCACAGCAAAGGCAGTAGGCATGATTTCAAGACAAAGTCTGAAGCAGAAttcaaaacactttaaaaattcaaCTGGAATACGTATTTTTAATGTCATCATGTTAATTTTAAGGCAATTCTGAAATCTTTGAAGTCAAGGCGGGCACACCCTGCAGGAAAGCAAGCCCGATTTCAAGAGCCAACTCTGGCTTTCCAGCTAAAAGAGAACAAACGACCTGTCCAGGAGAGCAGAATGCCTCGTGTGCCTTCCAAGCCTGCAGCTGGGTGTGCTTCACCTAGGCGGTATGtgtgcagtgccctggcaccagctgtgcctgcttcccctggaaatgcctctgcccctgtgccagtgtgtgcagtgccctggcaccagctgtgcctgcttcccctggaaatgcctctgcccctgtgccagtgtgtgcagtgccctggcaccagctgtgcctgcttcccctggaaatgcctctgcccctgtgccagtgtgtgcagtgccctggcaccagctgtgcctgcttcccctggaaatgcctctgcccctgtgccagtgtgtgcagtgccctggcaccagctgtgcctgcttcccctggaaatgcctctgcccctgtgccagtgtgtgcagtgccctggcaccagctgtgcctgcttcccctggaaatgcctctgcccctgtgccagtgtgtgcagtgccctggcaccagctgtgcctgcttcccctggaaatgcctctgcccctgtgccagtgtgtgcagtgccctggcaccagctgtgcctgcttcccctggaaatgcctctgcccctgtgccagtgtgtgcagtgccctggcaccagctgtgcctgcttcccctggaaatgcctctgcccctgtgccagtgtgtgcagtgccctggcaccagctgtgcctgcttcccctggaaatgcctctgcccctgtgccagtgtgtgcagtgccctggcaccagctgtgcctgcttcccctggaaatgcctctgcccctgtgccagtgtgtgcagtgccctggcaccagctgtgcctgcttcccctggaaatgcctctgcccctgtgccagtgtgtgcagtgccctggcaccagctgtgcctgcttcccctggaaatgcctctgcccctgtgccagtgtgtgcagtgccctggcaccagctgtgcctgcttcccctggaaatgcctctgcccctgtgccagtgtgtgcagtgccctggcaccagctgtgcctgcttcccctggaaatgcctctgcccctgtgccagtgtgtgcagtgccctggcaccagctgtgcctgcttcccctggaaatgcctctgcccctgtgccagtgtgtgcagtgccctggcaccagctgtgcctgcttccCCTGGAAATGCCTCTGCCCCTGAGCTAGTGGCTGGGATAGAGCTggcctggctccagcccagtggcacagcacagcttgcTGTCACGTGGCTGCTCTCCTTTCCCACTtggcccagagcagcctcaCTCCCTACAGCCTGGAAAGAGCCAGGCCTTTGGTCTTTTGCCTGAGTTGCTGCCTGGGAGTTAATGCCAAACTATGCAAGGCAGACCAGTGATAAAACAGGAGGAGGAGTGGGTATTCCCAGCACTGCATTAAGAAGGTAAATAATATCTCCCTTTTTCAGAAGGACAAGATTCATATATTTGTCCCAGACAATAGTAAAGTGCAAGTTTGCTTACTCTAAACTCTATTCAACATCCTGTTAGACAGGGACCTCCAAATTTAGGTTGTTTTGGGACTGGTGTTTGTGGCATTTGAATCAGGAGATCCAGGTGCTGGATCTGTATTAGGCAGTGTGCATGGTAAGATGAGGAGCTCATTTCTCTGGACAGTATTTGTGGATAAGCATGTAGTTCCTGTTTGCCAATAGCAGAAACATGATTCAAGATCCCTCATTCTGAACAGAATGATATAGTCTTGAAGTCTGttaattttctctctaaatTTTCTTGTGCCTCTTCCAAACTAATACTGGAAATCacagtatttcatttttcagttgttAGAATGTACATTTTATAACTATGCTACTGTGCTATTTTTGAAGACTAGCAAGGCTTGAAGCAAAAAATTCAAGAGGACTGAAGGTTCTAACTGACCTTTgcagaggagaaatggaaaaaatacaaaagttaAGGTAATGactttctttgaaaaatctcATAAGAGGTGTCAGATCTGATATGAGTTTCTCCTCACTCCCAACAGTTCttctaaaaatacatgtatGTAGTTTGGTGTTTTAAATTGTTGTCATACCAGGTTTTAGAATGGCATTGTCGTTTGTTCTTCTCTGTGCAGGTCACGAGCTGTTTCTCCAGCACAGagtgcagacagagctgggaaggaggtgcaggagtgctcagcacctctgctAGACAGGACACAGGTAATAGAGGCAAGCTCATGGCCCTGGATGAATGATGACAGTTGAGAGCTCTCAGACATTTATAAACGGGCAACAAACAGTTTCTTTTCAACTTAATGCAAGttacttttgttttggtttgggggtgttttttttttattttctgtggcatttgtttttaggtttgtttttttttaagtagcagGTTGCAACAAATGCAGATATTCTGAGTGAAAAGCTATTGGATGATCTTTTGGAAGATACTGCTCAGGAACTGTGGAGCGTGTATCAGCATGAGAGACTCCAAACTGAGGCCCTGCCTGTGGCTGACACTCATAGCCTGGAGTCAATGTTGCAAAGAATGGAAGAAATTGAAGTAAGATTTTCTGTCTGGGTTGGTCTCATTAGTGCCAATTTCTCATTTACTGTCAAGAAATTATAATATCTGTGAGTATCTACATTCTTAAATGAAGCAAGGTCTGACTGGATCAGTGTCTGAGATCAAAGATCTGGATGGAGTTTCTGCTTCCAGAAAACACAGTGTAAGAACAGAAGCAGTGTGTTTGATGAATCTGCTGCTGTAAAGCTGGCAGACCTGAGTTTGCATCCCTTCTCAAGACTTTGTGGCTTAAATCATTATGTGTGAATGGGAGAATCAGTATGGTGAGTATGTTGATTGTCTAGCAGattggaaattaaattaatattaatttgaatttttccattttgtgtgCTATAGAATCTCAGTATTCTAGTAGTATGACCACCTTGAGGAAATGTGCTCTGGCAATCCAAAGTATATCACAGGGCAACATGGAGAAGTCAGACATATACATGGTTATTTGTGTCTTTTATTAATCTTTCTATATAAATATTCATAAGTTTATAGTTTACTTGACTGGAGTTTTCTCATATATTGCttactttaaaagttttcttcCATGTGTTTTGTCATAGTTTCTGGTTTGAGTTCCATTTTTGACCTTCTTGTTCTCTGAAATTTATTGTGACTTAATACTACTGGGTTTAGTGCCATTTACTTCTAGAGATCTGTCCATGGGTTGGAAGGTGTGAAGCTGCAGTGTCCTTGTCCCTGAGGCACTGGAGCACACATTTGGATTCACTGTTgatgaggcaggagcagctcgaGGACCCTTCAGTTGTTTGGCTAAGGGCTGTTGGTCTGAAATGGGAGGAGTTCCCTTGGGACCGGCAATTAGTTTTGTATTCAAGTGTGGCATTCTGAACAAGAtaaatgtctgtgtttttaatCCCCTACCCCTTTTTTGTGTTGTTACCAGCCAAAATAAGCCTGCTTTGCCCAAGGAGGATCCTGActtgctgtgctgtttgtgctggtTCAGTAGAGCTGAGCTGCCAGGTGTTTGGCTGACTGACAGATGTTGTGTGTTCCACCACAGATGTACCAGGAGGCTGTCCGCAGGAGAGTCACCCAGATTGTCTACAGTGACTCCCAGTCCTGGGCCCAGGAAGACAAAATGGGTAATTGTCTTTTTTGATACAACTTGGTTTCCCTGTATCTGTAGGTTTAAATTCAGGTGTTTTGAAATCAAGGTCACTGGATTATATGTGATCAAATAGCACCACTCAGACACATTTTTTACCACAGGTGCTTCTTTCAGAGGACAGTTTCTAAGATGCAGTTCTAAAATCAATACTTTATcagcattccttttttttattcctatggTTTGATTGAGTAGCACAGTGAAGCTACATTGATTTTCCATTGGATCACGTACAACTTTACTGAAACTATTGTTTAACACAAGTTGGAAAATCTCACAGTAAG
This region includes:
- the TXNDC17 gene encoding thioredoxin domain-containing protein 17; translated protein: MGWEERQVRGYPEFVRAAQSYHGRPIFALFCGDKDAEGRSWCPDCVTAEPVVRKELHNLPDESVFIYCLVGDRAYWKDPNNEFRKNLKLTGVPTLLKYGTPQKLVEEECFKAELVRMLFTED
- the KIAA0753 gene encoding protein moonraker isoform X1; protein product: MGPSAAAGSEDAFAFPRQRYRSEAKAAQTQLQFNRNVPAVPENLALRFSHPRPIIIEKLKASSDQRNVVGSEDSSLRSSGLFSVVSEERLKLAVQLAKRDIKQRRLKEQVEQQVFGDVVSTPLWTQKPQQQKTEVFASQENKNALKSQTHLTCQQRLQQPSQGVSARSVTNVCLCVVKEGKPVPAVLDSPPTHDTGPDPKPNLNKKEHQNMQEVQRLQKELRSYVQKIEEIIKKGRDRELDPENEQRLCTRRQQQAARSARMLYVLQQQVKEIQDDLEKLSPHAIKHTKKSRAVSRLAAAHRGAVRTLQAFANQFTDQGDEQIPAHYKDLGSLIRQLSLCSAKLEGDSSISEIIIDILLQVEDLNSLLENKQTPKPVKKHISASQAKSLRNAETSPARKHLLSPKGENKPLTLKGQRGQESKKPPCVRSLLTAVQQANNCAHILHNKYQEESGPPTSERNATLQGSTNVLVRPRAVKKQSVLESDALKKKAVLLPAKSQAILKSLKSRRAHPAGKQARFQEPTLAFQLKENKRPVQESRMPRVPSKPAAGCASPRRLARLEAKNSRGLKVLTDLCRGEMEKIQKLRSRAVSPAQSADRAGKEVQECSAPLLDRTQQVATNADILSEKLLDDLLEDTAQELWSVYQHERLQTEALPVADTHSLESMLQRMEEIEMYQEAVRRRVTQIVYSDSQSWAQEDKMELQMASTAKKLTSPHPVQITKLSRHTELETDILFEKPFDSTDIDENKEAEEKSQTGNDIVQPLPLNSLQKAYSVSLSVPSDVLQSILDYNSRYKHHLKLISHEAVGSFDPWQIAESVSEQLTEEALCDVAAELQDVCEDYAEAVFTSEFLQPVQ
- the KIAA0753 gene encoding protein moonraker isoform X2, which produces MGPSAAAGSEDAFAFPRQRYRSEAKAAQTQLQFNRNVPAVPENLALRFSHPRPIIIEKLKASSDQRNVVGSEDSSLRSSGLFSVVSEERLKLAVQLAKRDIKQRRLKEQVEQQVFGDVVSTPLWTQKPQQQKTEVFASQENKNALKSQTHLTCQQRLQQPSQGVSARSVTNVCLCVVKEGKPVPAVLDSPPTHDTGPDPKPNLNKKEHQNMQEVQRLQKELRSYVQKIEEIIKKGRDRELDPENEQRLCTRRQQQAARSARMLYVLQQQVKEIQDDLEKLSPHAIKHTKKSRAVSRLAAAHRGAVRTLQAFANQFTDQGDEQIPAHYKDLGSLIRQLSLCSAKLEGDSSISEIIIDILLQVEDLNSLLENKQTPKPVKKHISASQAKSLRNAETSPARKHLLSPKGENKPLTLKGQRGQESKKPPCVRSLLTVQQANNCAHILHNKYQEESGPPTSERNATLQGSTNVLVRPRAVKKQSVLESDALKKKAVLLPAKSQAILKSLKSRRAHPAGKQARFQEPTLAFQLKENKRPVQESRMPRVPSKPAAGCASPRRLARLEAKNSRGLKVLTDLCRGEMEKIQKLRSRAVSPAQSADRAGKEVQECSAPLLDRTQQVATNADILSEKLLDDLLEDTAQELWSVYQHERLQTEALPVADTHSLESMLQRMEEIEMYQEAVRRRVTQIVYSDSQSWAQEDKMELQMASTAKKLTSPHPVQITKLSRHTELETDILFEKPFDSTDIDENKEAEEKSQTGNDIVQPLPLNSLQKAYSVSLSVPSDVLQSILDYNSRYKHHLKLISHEAVGSFDPWQIAESVSEQLTEEALCDVAAELQDVCEDYAEAVFTSEFLQPVQ